The segment CTGAAATGATGGCGCCGGCATGGCCCATGCGCTTTCCCGGTGGGGCCGTCTGGCCCACGATGAAGCCCACCACGGGCTTTTTCATGTGCGCCCGGATCCATTCCGCGGCGTCCTGCTCGGCGCTGCCGCCGATCTCGCCGATGAGCACCACCGCCTCGGTCTCGTCGTCCTCGTTGAACAGGGCGAGCACGTCCACGAAGTTGAGTCCCCGGATGGGGTCGCCGCCGATGCCGACGCAGGTGGACTGTCCCATGCCCAGGCGCGTGAGCTGGTCCACCGCCTCGTAGGTCAGGGTGCCGCTACGGGAAATGACGCCGATGCGGCCGCGCTTGTGGATGTGGCCGGGCATGATGCCGATCTTGCACTCGCCCGGCGTGATGACTCCGGGGCAGTTGGGTCCCACGAGCACCGTGCCGCGGTCGGCGAGGTAGCGCTTGACGCGCATCATGTCCTGGACCGGAACGCCCTCGGTGATGCAGATGACCAGCGGCACGCCGGCGGCCGAGGATTCCATCATGGCGTCCGCCGCAAAGGGCGGAGGCACGTAGATGACGCTGGCGTTGGCGCCGGTCTCCCGCACCGCCTCCTCCACGCTGTCGAAGACGGGAATGTCCTCGAAGTCGGTGCCGCCCTTGCCGGGGGTGACGCCGGCCACCATCCGGGTACCGTACTCCTTGCACGTGCGGGTGTGGAACTGGCCGGTGGCGCCGGTGATGCCCTGGGTGAGCACCCGTGTCTCGGCGTTGACGAGGATGCTCATGCGCCCCCCTCCTCCGCCCGCACCGCCTCGACGATCTTCTGAGCGGCGTCCGCGATGGTGTCCGCCGGAATGATGCTCAGGTCGGACTTGGACAGCAGCTCCCGGCCCTGCTCCACGTTGGTGCCCTGGAGGCGCACCACCAGGGGCACGCTGACGCCGATCTCCCGGGCGGCGTCGATGACTCCCGCAGCGATGACGTCGCAGCGCATGATGCCGCCGAAGATGTTCACCAGCACGCCGCGCACCTTGTCGTCGGAGAGCAGCAGGCGGAACGCCTGTCCCACCATCTCCTTGCTGGCGCCGCCGCCCACGTCGAGGAAGTTGGCCGGCATGCCGCCGTACTGCTGGATG is part of the Deltaproteobacteria bacterium genome and harbors:
- the sucD gene encoding succinate--CoA ligase subunit alpha, translated to MSILVNAETRVLTQGITGATGQFHTRTCKEYGTRMVAGVTPGKGGTDFEDIPVFDSVEEAVRETGANASVIYVPPPFAADAMMESSAAGVPLVICITEGVPVQDMMRVKRYLADRGTVLVGPNCPGVITPGECKIGIMPGHIHKRGRIGVISRSGTLTYEAVDQLTRLGMGQSTCVGIGGDPIRGLNFVDVLALFNEDDETEAVVLIGEIGGSAEQDAAEWIRAHMKKPVVGFIVGQTAPPGKRMGHAGAIISGGKGTAAEKVEALRAAGVSMAPTPADIGRTMKERLG